A genomic segment from Osmerus mordax isolate fOsmMor3 chromosome 5, fOsmMor3.pri, whole genome shotgun sequence encodes:
- the mettl18 gene encoding histidine protein methyltransferase 1 homolog, with the protein MSFSFNFDVQIEATSQSDESSDVTQNEGQNGKPKCAAKPEKAVSSSPAEPVKEAVEHLLPVEPHSLLEDAVSETITIGALPPLHFLNESVFERTAGEREDGESILSRTAAQRSDLISGVYEGGLKVWECTYDLLELVDREGETFAGKRVLDLGCGAGLLGIVALKRGARLVHFQDYNSTVIEQLTLPNVLINCHEGEGDVEESEGEDDDKKGSEKRTREENDREVEEEKRAGREKKGDGKVEEKTENSPPPPKKRALEPSKDSKLSRCRFFSGDWRTYLPLVLGEDPSPKYDIIFTSETIYNTAYYPALHDTIQGLLAQEGLVYLATKAHYFGVGGGLHLFETFVEQRGVFCVEHLWDMDEGLQRHVVALRFNTIKSP; encoded by the exons ATGTCATTCAGTTTCAACTTCGATGTGCAGATAGAAGCAACAAGCCAGTCTGACGAGAGCAGTGACGTTACTCAAAATGAAGGCCAGAATGGGAAGCCTAAATGCGCAGCTAAACCT gagaAAGCTGTCAGCAGCAGTCCAGCAGAACCAGTTAAAGAAGCTGTGGAACATCTCCTCCCTGTGGAGCCTCACTCCCTCCTTGAGGACGCAGTTTCTGAGACCATTACCATTGGagcgctccctcctctccacttcctgaATGAGTCAGTGTTCGAAAGGACagccggagagagggaggatggggagagcaTCCTGTCCCGCACCGCCGCTCAGAGATCGGACCTCATCTCAGGAGTGTACGAGGGGGGGTTGAAGGTGTGGGAGTGCACCTATGACCTGCTTGAGCtggtggacagggagggggagacattcGCGGGGAAGAGGGTCCTGGACCTGGGCTGTGGGGCGGGGCTGCTTGGTATCGTGGCTCTGAAGAGGGGAGCCAGGCTGGTCCACTTCCAGGACTATAACAGCACAGTCATAGAACAGCTCACGTTGCCTAACGTGCTGATAAACTGCCACGAGGGGGAaggagatgtggaggagagtgagggagaggacgacgacaagaagggaagtgaaAAACGAACGAGAGAGGAAAacgacagagaggtagaggaggagaagagggcaggaagggaaaagaaaggagacggaaaagtggaggagaagacagagaacAGCCCACCACCACCTAAGAAGAGAGCCCTGGAACCTTCCAAGGATTCCAAGCTATCCCGGTGTCGCTTCTTCTCTGGAGACTGGAGGACTTATCTGCCACTAGTCCTGGGGGAAGATCCGTCCCCTAAATATGACATTATATTCACCTCTGAAACTATTTACAACACAGCCTACTACCCGGCGCTCCACGACACTATCCAGGGGCTCCTGGCACAGGAGGGGCTGGTCTACCTGGCCACCAAGGCCCACTACttcggggtggggggcgggctgCACCTGTTTGAGACGTTTGTGGAGCAGAGGGGGGTGTTTTGTGTGGAACATCTGTGGGATATGGATGAGGGCTTGCAGAGACATGTTGTGGCCCTTAGATTTAACACCATAAAGTCACCTTGA
- the zdhhc16a gene encoding palmitoyltransferase ZDHHC16A isoform X1 yields MFRCYRSEFVSVLLSCVCFCVCVYSRSRMRLCPSSVLLFLRWVRLRVCTRRGRSRLPLWPRERWVYLRLLVQSLCFNSLTNSDVVFDSLFEPVFWLVDYVTRWFGMVFVFLVVILTSSILLIAYLILIPMVLTTYSPPWIAWHICYGHWNLVMIVFHYYKATKTAPGYPPTVKNDVPFVSVCKKCIIPKPARTHHCGICNTCILKMDHHCPWLNNCVGHLNHRYFFCFCLFMTMGCFYCSISGRNLFMDAYSAIERFKHMDAEKPGVPVTGMGLLIGILPPGQTNYQTPAPPYTFRDKMFHKSIIYMWVLTSTVAVALGGLTIWHAVLISRGETSIERHINSKETQRLAQRGRVYKNPFDYGRLNNWKVFFGVERRRHWLTRVLLPSGHAPQGNGMTWDIYPIKKEMMPV; encoded by the exons ATGTTTAGATGTTACAGATCTGAGTTTGTGAGTGTATTgttatcgtgtgtgtgtttttgtgtatgtgtgtattccagGAGCAGAATGAGGCTGTGCCCCAGCTCTGTGCTCTTGTTCCTGCGCTGGGTGCGGTTGCGTGTGTGTACCCGTAGGGGGCGTAGCAGGTTGCCCCTGTGGCCGAGGGAGAGATGGGTCTACCTCAGACTGCTGGTCCAGTCCCTCTGCTTCAACTCTCTAACCAACTCAGACGTGGTCTTTGACTCGCTGTTCGAACCTGTTTTCTGGTTGGTCGATTACGTCACACGATGGTTTGGAatg gtCTTTGTGTTCCTTGTGGTGATCCTGACGAGCTCCATCCTGCTGATAGCTTACTTGATTTTGATACCTATGGTCCTGACTACCTACTCTCCACCCTGGATCGCTTGGCATATCTGCTATGGACACTGGAACCTGGTCATGATTGTCTTCCACTACTACAAAGCCACTAAGACAGCCCCTGGGTACCCACCCACG GTGAAAAACGATGTTCCGTTTGTGTCCGTCTGTAAGAAGTGCATCATTCCTAAACCAGCCAGGACTCACCACTGTGGGATTTGCAACAC GTGCATTCTGAAAATGGACCACCACTGTC CATGGTTAAATAACTGCGTGGGCCATTTAAACCACCGCTACTTTTTCTGCTTCTGCCTCTTCATGACGATGGGCTGTTTTTACTGCAGCATCAGTGGGAGGAACCTGTTTATGGATGCATACAGCGCTATAGAA CGCTTTAAACATATGGATGCAGAGAAACCAGGAGTACCAGTAACTGGGATGGGACTACTCATAGGAATCCTTCCCCCTGGGCAG ACTAACTACCAGACGCCTGCACCTCCCTACACGTTCAGGGACAAGATGTTCCACAAGAGCATCATCTACATGTGGGTTCTGACAAG CACAGTGGCAGTTGCCTTGGGAGGCCTGACCATATGGCACGCAGTGCTCATAtctagaggagagaccagcatagAGAGACACATCAACAGCAAAGAGACCCAACGCTTGGCTCAAAGAGGcagg GTGTACAAAAACCCCTTTGATTACGGCCGCCTGAACAACTGGAAGGTGTTCTTTGGTGTGGAGAGACGAAG ACACTGGTTGACACGGGTGCTCCTGCCCTCAGGACACGCCCCTCAGGGAAACGGCATGACCTGGGACATTTATCCAATCAAAAAGGAGATGATGCCagtatga
- the zdhhc16a gene encoding palmitoyltransferase ZDHHC16A isoform X2 gives MRLCPSSVLLFLRWVRLRVCTRRGRSRLPLWPRERWVYLRLLVQSLCFNSLTNSDVVFDSLFEPVFWLVDYVTRWFGMVFVFLVVILTSSILLIAYLILIPMVLTTYSPPWIAWHICYGHWNLVMIVFHYYKATKTAPGYPPTVKNDVPFVSVCKKCIIPKPARTHHCGICNTCILKMDHHCPWLNNCVGHLNHRYFFCFCLFMTMGCFYCSISGRNLFMDAYSAIERFKHMDAEKPGVPVTGMGLLIGILPPGQTNYQTPAPPYTFRDKMFHKSIIYMWVLTSTVAVALGGLTIWHAVLISRGETSIERHINSKETQRLAQRGRVYKNPFDYGRLNNWKVFFGVERRRHWLTRVLLPSGHAPQGNGMTWDIYPIKKEMMPV, from the exons ATGAGGCTGTGCCCCAGCTCTGTGCTCTTGTTCCTGCGCTGGGTGCGGTTGCGTGTGTGTACCCGTAGGGGGCGTAGCAGGTTGCCCCTGTGGCCGAGGGAGAGATGGGTCTACCTCAGACTGCTGGTCCAGTCCCTCTGCTTCAACTCTCTAACCAACTCAGACGTGGTCTTTGACTCGCTGTTCGAACCTGTTTTCTGGTTGGTCGATTACGTCACACGATGGTTTGGAatg gtCTTTGTGTTCCTTGTGGTGATCCTGACGAGCTCCATCCTGCTGATAGCTTACTTGATTTTGATACCTATGGTCCTGACTACCTACTCTCCACCCTGGATCGCTTGGCATATCTGCTATGGACACTGGAACCTGGTCATGATTGTCTTCCACTACTACAAAGCCACTAAGACAGCCCCTGGGTACCCACCCACG GTGAAAAACGATGTTCCGTTTGTGTCCGTCTGTAAGAAGTGCATCATTCCTAAACCAGCCAGGACTCACCACTGTGGGATTTGCAACAC GTGCATTCTGAAAATGGACCACCACTGTC CATGGTTAAATAACTGCGTGGGCCATTTAAACCACCGCTACTTTTTCTGCTTCTGCCTCTTCATGACGATGGGCTGTTTTTACTGCAGCATCAGTGGGAGGAACCTGTTTATGGATGCATACAGCGCTATAGAA CGCTTTAAACATATGGATGCAGAGAAACCAGGAGTACCAGTAACTGGGATGGGACTACTCATAGGAATCCTTCCCCCTGGGCAG ACTAACTACCAGACGCCTGCACCTCCCTACACGTTCAGGGACAAGATGTTCCACAAGAGCATCATCTACATGTGGGTTCTGACAAG CACAGTGGCAGTTGCCTTGGGAGGCCTGACCATATGGCACGCAGTGCTCATAtctagaggagagaccagcatagAGAGACACATCAACAGCAAAGAGACCCAACGCTTGGCTCAAAGAGGcagg GTGTACAAAAACCCCTTTGATTACGGCCGCCTGAACAACTGGAAGGTGTTCTTTGGTGTGGAGAGACGAAG ACACTGGTTGACACGGGTGCTCCTGCCCTCAGGACACGCCCCTCAGGGAAACGGCATGACCTGGGACATTTATCCAATCAAAAAGGAGATGATGCCagtatga
- the LOC136942685 gene encoding ubiquitin domain-containing protein 1-like: MWQANCRRMHNIAEWISGSVMGGCVGRNRMDGQGGTAQNTARTRKRGGRNEPLKKESPKWKSEYPMTEGQLRSKRDEFWDTSPAFDGRKEIWDALRAAALAVEVNDLDLAQAIVDGACITLPHGSLTESYDELGNRYQLPAYTLAPPLNLIKECTNESEASDKPEKEVPPPPAKQEFQLKVRLSSGKDLRLTATMADSISQLKKQLEVQEDIDAIHQRWFFSGKLLTDKTRLQDTKIQKDFFVQVIVNPNPPVIAT; the protein is encoded by the exons ATGTGGCAAGCCAACTGCAGACGAATGCATAACATAGCAGAATGGATCTCAG GATCTGTCATGGGTGGGTGTGTTGGACGGAACCGCATGGATGGACAAGGGGGGACGGCTCAAAACACTGCAAGGACCAGAAAACGTGGAG GACGGAACGAGCCCCTGAAGAAGGAGAGCCCCAAGTGGAAGAGCGAGTATCCCATGACGGAGGGCCAGCTGAGAAGCAAGAGAGATGAATTTTGGGATACGTCCCCGGCGTTCGACGGTCGGAAAGAGATCTGGGACGCGCTGCGAGCTGCAGCGCTGGCGGTCGAGGTCAACGACCTGGATCTGGCCCAGGCCATCGTAGACGGAGCCTGCATCACGCTGCCACACG GCTCACTGACGGAGAGCTACGACGAGCTGGGCAACCGCTACCAGCTCCCAGCCTAcaccctggccccgcccctcaaCCTCATCAAGGAATGCACCAATGAGAGCGAGGCCTCAGATAAGCCTGAAAAGgaagtccctcctcctcctgccaaaCAGGAGTTCCAGCTGAAGGTCCGCCTGTCCTCAG GTAAGGACCTGCGTCTGACGGCCACCATGGCCGACTCCATCTCCCAGCTGAAGAAGCAACTGGAGGTCCAAGAGGACATTGACGCCATCCACCAGAGGTGGTTCTTTTCTGGGAAGCTGCTCACAGACAAGACCCGGCTCCAAGACACGAAGATCCAGAAGGACTTCTTCGTCCAAGTCATCgtcaaccccaaccctccagtcATCGCTAcctag